A genomic window from Variovorax paradoxus includes:
- a CDS encoding acetyl-CoA C-acyltransferase, whose product MREAVIVSTARTPLTKAHRGEFNITPGPTLAAFAVKAAVERSGLDAALIEDAILGCGYPEGTTGRNIARQAVIRAGLPISIAGTTVNRFCASGLQAIAMAAGRIVVDGAPAMIAGGVESISQIRSRSATDSGDSGMDPWIVEHKPALYMAMIETADIVAKRYGITREAQDRFSAESQRRTEEAQLAGRYKDEIVACTTTMAVTDKDTKEVTYREVTATEDNCNRRGTTYEALAKLKPVMGEDKFVTAGNASQLSDGASACVLMEAKDAERANIKPLGAFRGLAVAGCEPDEMGIGPVFAVPKLLARHGLKVQDIGLWELNEAFASQSIYCQDKLGIPSELLNVNGGAISIGHPFGMTGARLTGHVLIEGKRRGAKYAVVTMCIAGGMGAAGLFEIY is encoded by the coding sequence ATGCGTGAAGCCGTCATCGTTTCCACTGCCCGCACCCCGCTCACCAAGGCGCACCGCGGCGAATTCAACATCACCCCCGGCCCCACGCTGGCGGCCTTCGCCGTGAAGGCTGCGGTCGAGCGCTCGGGCCTCGACGCTGCGCTGATCGAGGACGCGATCCTCGGCTGCGGCTACCCCGAAGGCACCACCGGCCGCAACATCGCGCGCCAGGCCGTCATCCGCGCGGGCTTGCCCATCAGCATCGCCGGCACCACGGTCAACCGCTTCTGCGCCTCGGGCCTGCAGGCGATTGCGATGGCCGCGGGCCGTATCGTGGTGGACGGCGCGCCGGCCATGATCGCGGGCGGCGTCGAAAGCATCTCGCAGATCCGCTCGCGCAGCGCCACCGACAGTGGCGACAGCGGCATGGACCCGTGGATCGTCGAGCACAAGCCCGCGCTGTACATGGCGATGATCGAGACCGCCGACATCGTGGCCAAGCGCTACGGCATTACCCGCGAAGCACAGGACCGCTTCTCCGCCGAGAGCCAGCGCCGTACCGAAGAAGCGCAACTCGCCGGCCGCTACAAAGACGAGATCGTCGCCTGCACCACCACGATGGCCGTGACCGACAAGGACACGAAGGAAGTCACCTACCGCGAAGTCACCGCCACCGAAGACAACTGCAATCGCCGCGGCACCACCTACGAGGCGCTTGCCAAGCTGAAGCCGGTGATGGGCGAAGACAAGTTCGTGACCGCAGGCAACGCCTCGCAGTTGTCGGACGGCGCATCGGCCTGCGTGCTGATGGAAGCCAAGGACGCCGAGCGCGCCAACATCAAGCCGCTGGGCGCCTTCCGCGGCCTCGCAGTGGCCGGCTGCGAACCCGACGAGATGGGCATCGGCCCGGTGTTCGCCGTGCCCAAGCTGCTCGCGCGCCACGGCCTCAAGGTGCAAGACATCGGCCTGTGGGAGCTCAACGAAGCCTTCGCCTCGCAGTCGATCTACTGCCAGGACAAGCTGGGCATTCCGTCGGAGCTTCTGAACGTGAACGGCGGCGCGATCTCCATCGGCCACCCCTTCGGCATGACCGGCGCGCGCCTCACGGGTCACGTGCTCATCGAAGGCAAGCGCCGCGGCGCGAAGTACGCCGTGGTCACGATGTGCATCGCCGGCGGCATGGGCGCGGCCGGCCTGTTCGAAATCTATTGA
- a CDS encoding amidase, with the protein MPLHDPAHAFVPYPDAPVPRATTGPLADLSFAAKDLFDVAGYPTGGGNPIVLAMSGIKTRTAPTVQKLLDAGARFAGKTVTDELAFSMNGNNAHFGAPINGGAPTRITGGSSSGSASAVSSNLCDFALGTDTGGSVRAPANHCGLYGLRPTHGRVSLEGALDLAPSFDTCGWFARDIGTFARVADVLLGTDATPLPERVRLLRPDDVWALAVPAAIEALKGAADRVQGLLGAAKGTTVALESFDTMYWNFRYLQSREAWLTDGPLIERYAPPLGPGVAERFAWSREVTDAQVAAGRTFRTAFREHLAALLGTDGVLLMPTMPDIAPLRSDSEAALEDYRNRAIRMLCIAGLAGFPQLSMPQATRDGAPLGISLLGPAGSDRSLVALAQRIAG; encoded by the coding sequence ATGCCCCTGCACGACCCCGCCCACGCCTTCGTTCCGTACCCCGATGCGCCAGTGCCGCGTGCCACGACCGGTCCGCTGGCCGACCTGAGCTTTGCGGCGAAAGACCTGTTCGATGTGGCCGGCTACCCCACGGGCGGCGGCAACCCCATCGTGCTGGCGATGTCGGGCATCAAGACCCGCACCGCACCCACCGTGCAGAAGCTGCTCGATGCCGGCGCGCGCTTTGCCGGCAAGACCGTGACCGACGAACTGGCGTTCTCGATGAACGGCAACAACGCGCACTTCGGCGCGCCTATCAACGGTGGCGCACCCACACGCATTACCGGCGGCTCGTCGTCGGGCTCGGCCTCGGCCGTGTCGTCGAACCTGTGCGACTTCGCGCTGGGCACCGACACCGGCGGCTCGGTGCGCGCGCCGGCCAACCACTGCGGCCTGTACGGCCTGCGCCCAACCCACGGCCGCGTGAGCCTTGAAGGCGCGCTCGACCTCGCACCCAGCTTCGACACCTGCGGCTGGTTCGCGCGAGACATCGGCACCTTCGCGCGCGTGGCCGATGTACTGCTGGGCACCGATGCCACGCCGCTGCCCGAACGCGTGCGGCTGTTGCGGCCCGACGATGTCTGGGCGCTGGCCGTGCCCGCCGCAATCGAAGCGCTGAAGGGCGCTGCCGACCGCGTGCAGGGCCTGCTCGGTGCCGCCAAGGGCACCACGGTGGCGCTGGAATCCTTCGACACGATGTACTGGAACTTTCGCTACCTGCAGTCGCGCGAAGCCTGGCTCACCGATGGCCCGCTGATCGAACGCTACGCACCGCCGCTGGGCCCGGGCGTGGCAGAGCGCTTTGCGTGGTCGCGGGAAGTGACCGATGCGCAGGTTGCAGCGGGCCGCACCTTCCGCACCGCGTTTCGCGAGCACCTGGCCGCGCTGCTTGGCACCGACGGCGTGCTGCTGATGCCGACCATGCCCGACATCGCACCGCTGCGCAGCGACAGCGAAGCCGCGCTGGAGGACTACCGCAACCGCGCGATCCGCATGCTGTGCATCGCGGGCCTGGCGGGCTTTCCGCAGTTGTCGATGCCGCAGGCCACGCGCGACGGTGCGCCGCTGGGTATCTCGCTGCTCGGACCGGCGGGGTCGGACCGGTCGCTGGTTGCGCTGGCGCAGCGCATCGCTGGCTGA
- a CDS encoding LysR family transcriptional regulator — MDLQSLTLLVEILDAGNLSAAARRLKMSRANVSYHLNQLERSVGAQLVRRTTRRAEPTEIGLRLYQHGVAIQGELLAARESVTTLGQGLQGRVRLSVPSGYGQLVMADWLIDFKRQYPGIVLDVVFENRIEDLLRDEVDIAIRVIPEPPQNLVAREMGPVRYVACASTDYAAKNPLPVQLDALQGAPVVTAAVIGRQLRVSAYQGETRREVILEPTLISENFLFLRQAILAGLGIGLVPDYVVQEDVRKGDVVTTLDDWRLSIFGTQMFMLYMPNRQHTRAIRTFIDFILERVRVPVPE; from the coding sequence ATGGACCTCCAGTCGCTCACTTTGTTGGTGGAAATTCTTGACGCCGGCAACCTGAGTGCTGCTGCCCGCCGGCTCAAGATGAGCCGCGCCAACGTCAGCTACCACCTGAACCAGTTGGAGCGCTCAGTCGGCGCGCAGCTGGTGCGGCGCACCACCCGGCGCGCCGAGCCGACCGAAATCGGCCTGCGGCTTTACCAGCACGGCGTTGCCATCCAGGGCGAACTGCTGGCGGCGCGCGAATCGGTAACGACGCTGGGGCAGGGCCTGCAGGGCCGCGTGCGCCTGAGCGTGCCCAGCGGCTACGGCCAGCTCGTGATGGCCGACTGGCTGATCGACTTCAAGCGCCAGTACCCCGGCATCGTGCTCGACGTGGTGTTCGAGAACCGCATCGAGGACCTGCTGCGCGACGAAGTCGACATCGCGATACGCGTGATTCCCGAGCCGCCGCAGAACCTGGTGGCGCGCGAGATGGGGCCGGTGCGCTATGTGGCGTGTGCTTCAACCGACTACGCGGCGAAGAACCCGCTGCCGGTGCAGCTAGACGCGCTGCAGGGCGCACCCGTGGTCACCGCTGCCGTCATCGGGCGGCAACTGCGCGTGTCGGCCTACCAAGGTGAGACGCGGCGCGAAGTGATCCTGGAGCCGACGCTGATCTCGGAAAACTTCCTGTTCCTGCGCCAGGCCATCCTCGCGGGGCTGGGCATCGGTCTCGTGCCCGACTACGTGGTGCAGGAAGACGTGCGCAAAGGCGACGTCGTGACCACGCTCGACGACTGGCGCCTGAGCATCTTCGGCACGCAGATGTTCATGCTCTACATGCCGAACCGCCAGCACACGCGGGCGATCCGCACGTTCATCGATTTCATTCTGGAGCGGGTTCGGGTGCCGGTGCCGGAGTGA
- a CDS encoding Rieske (2Fe-2S) protein, with protein MSTTEPQLIAPALADGGLAAMFTAPGGAQAFAVRWQGGVHGYLNQCPHAGGPLDFEGQVLESSGRFLMCARHGAIFEPDTGKCVGGPCRGARLTPLAVHEKADGSVWFGQAE; from the coding sequence ATGAGCACGACAGAGCCCCAGTTGATCGCCCCGGCGCTTGCCGACGGCGGCCTCGCCGCCATGTTCACGGCACCGGGCGGTGCCCAGGCCTTTGCCGTACGCTGGCAGGGCGGCGTGCACGGCTATCTCAACCAATGCCCCCATGCAGGCGGGCCGCTTGATTTCGAAGGCCAGGTGCTGGAAAGTTCAGGCCGCTTCCTGATGTGCGCGCGGCACGGCGCTATCTTCGAGCCCGACACCGGCAAGTGCGTCGGCGGCCCCTGCCGCGGCGCACGGCTCACGCCGCTGGCGGTGCACGAGAAAGCGGACGGCAGCGTATGGTTCGGCCAGGCCGAATGA
- a CDS encoding 3-hydroxyacyl-CoA dehydrogenase NAD-binding domain-containing protein — MATTTPSPSTSNGPVTFQRRGDVFVVTIDNPPVNALGVDVRRGLVAAIDAAEADSGAKAVLIVGAGRNFIAGADIREFGKTPQPPSLPEVCLKIENCSKPVVAAIHGAALGGGLEVALSAHYRLASPTAKLGLPEVALGLLPGSGGTQRAPRLIGVKPALELMLSGRHAGAKEALPLGLVDRLGTDADALAEGLAYAQELVAAKAPVRRTREAGALADKEASRAALEAARADTAKKSRGLFSPMKIIEAVEGALTLPFDEGMALERKLFLQCIDSPQRAGLIHAFFAEREVLKAPETKSAKPRALESAGIIGGGTMGAGIAVAMLDAGMPVTMIERDDTQLARGRANVEKVYDSLIAKGRMTPEAKTAVMARFSGSTSYDALAQVDIVVEAVFEEMGVKKAVFAELDRVCKRGAVIATNTSYLDIDQIADSISRPQDVVGLHFFSPANIMKLLEIVVPAKVSADVVATGFELAKKLKKVPVRAGVCDGFIGNRILAVYRQAADHMMEDGASPYDIDAAVRNFGYPMGPFQVSDLAGGDIGWATRKRKAATRDPQARYVQVADRICERGWFGQKTQRGYYLYPEGARTGQPDPEVLAIIDAERERAGIKPRTFTEEEIMRRYMAAMINEGANVVLQRIALRPLDVDVTFLYGYGFPRHRGGPMKYADTVGLPKVLADIREFAKEDPIFWKPSPLLVELVAQGADFASLNQSE, encoded by the coding sequence ATGGCCACCACAACTCCCAGCCCTTCCACGTCCAACGGTCCCGTCACCTTCCAGCGTCGAGGCGACGTGTTCGTGGTGACCATCGACAACCCGCCCGTCAATGCCCTGGGCGTGGATGTGCGCCGCGGCCTCGTGGCCGCCATCGACGCCGCGGAGGCCGACAGCGGCGCCAAGGCGGTGCTGATCGTCGGCGCGGGCCGCAACTTCATCGCGGGCGCGGACATTCGCGAGTTCGGCAAGACGCCGCAGCCGCCGTCGCTGCCCGAGGTCTGCCTGAAGATCGAGAACTGCTCCAAGCCGGTTGTCGCCGCCATCCACGGCGCCGCACTGGGTGGCGGGCTCGAAGTGGCGCTGTCGGCGCACTACCGCCTCGCCTCGCCTACCGCGAAGCTGGGCCTGCCTGAAGTGGCACTGGGCCTCTTGCCCGGCTCGGGCGGCACGCAGCGTGCGCCGCGCCTCATCGGCGTGAAGCCCGCGCTCGAACTGATGCTCAGCGGCCGCCATGCGGGCGCGAAGGAAGCGCTGCCGCTCGGCCTCGTCGACCGCCTCGGCACCGATGCCGACGCGCTGGCCGAAGGCCTCGCCTACGCGCAAGAGCTGGTCGCAGCCAAGGCCCCGGTGCGCCGCACGCGCGAAGCCGGCGCATTGGCCGACAAGGAAGCCAGCCGCGCAGCCCTCGAAGCCGCGCGCGCCGACACCGCGAAGAAGAGCCGCGGCCTGTTCTCGCCGATGAAGATCATCGAAGCCGTCGAAGGCGCGCTCACGCTGCCCTTCGACGAAGGCATGGCGCTGGAGCGCAAGCTGTTCCTGCAGTGCATCGACAGCCCGCAGCGCGCCGGCCTGATCCACGCCTTCTTCGCCGAACGTGAAGTGCTGAAGGCGCCCGAGACCAAGAGCGCGAAGCCGCGCGCGCTGGAGTCGGCCGGCATCATCGGCGGCGGCACCATGGGTGCGGGCATTGCGGTGGCGATGCTCGACGCCGGCATGCCCGTGACCATGATCGAGCGCGACGACACCCAGCTCGCGCGCGGCCGCGCCAACGTGGAGAAGGTGTACGACAGCCTCATCGCCAAGGGCCGCATGACGCCTGAGGCCAAGACCGCCGTCATGGCCCGCTTCTCGGGCTCCACGTCTTATGACGCGCTCGCTCAGGTCGACATCGTGGTCGAGGCCGTGTTCGAGGAAATGGGCGTCAAGAAGGCCGTGTTCGCCGAACTCGACCGCGTGTGCAAGCGCGGCGCCGTGATCGCCACCAACACCTCGTACCTCGACATCGACCAGATCGCTGACAGCATCTCGCGCCCGCAGGACGTGGTGGGCCTGCACTTCTTCTCGCCCGCCAACATCATGAAGCTGCTGGAGATCGTGGTGCCCGCCAAGGTGAGCGCCGACGTGGTCGCCACCGGCTTCGAGCTTGCGAAAAAGCTCAAGAAGGTGCCGGTGCGCGCAGGCGTGTGCGACGGCTTCATCGGCAACCGCATCCTGGCCGTGTACCGCCAGGCCGCCGACCACATGATGGAAGACGGTGCCTCGCCCTACGACATCGACGCGGCCGTGCGCAACTTCGGCTATCCGATGGGCCCGTTCCAGGTGTCCGACCTGGCCGGCGGCGACATCGGCTGGGCCACGCGCAAGCGCAAGGCCGCCACGCGCGATCCGCAGGCGCGCTACGTACAGGTGGCCGACCGCATCTGCGAGCGCGGCTGGTTCGGCCAGAAGACGCAGCGAGGCTACTACCTGTACCCCGAAGGCGCACGCACTGGCCAGCCCGACCCCGAGGTGCTGGCCATCATCGACGCCGAGCGCGAACGCGCGGGAATCAAGCCGCGCACCTTCACCGAGGAAGAAATCATGCGCCGCTACATGGCCGCGATGATCAACGAGGGCGCCAATGTCGTGCTCCAGCGCATCGCGCTGCGCCCACTCGACGTGGACGTGACTTTCCTCTACGGCTACGGCTTCCCGCGCCACCGCGGCGGCCCCATGAAATACGCCGACACCGTGGGCCTGCCCAAGGTGCTGGCCGACATCCGCGAGTTTGCGAAGGAAGACCCGATCTTCTGGAAGCCCTCGCCGCTGCTGGTCGAATTGGTCGCGCAAGGCGCCGATTTCGCCAGCCTCAATCAATCCGAGTAA
- a CDS encoding acyl-CoA dehydrogenase family protein codes for MDLNFTTEEEAFRSDVRAFLADKLPVRLSEKVRSGKILEKADMQEWHAILNERGWLANHWPEQYGGPGWTAVEKFIFEHECALAFAPRIVPFGVNMLGPVLIKYGNEAQKSYWLPRILNGADWWCQGYSEPGAGSDLAAVKTSAVRGIDAQGDHYIVNGQKTWTTLGQHANMIFCLVRTNREAKKQEGISFLLIDMDSPGVEVRPIITLDGEHEVNEVFFSDVRVPAENLVGEENKGWTCAKYLLTYERTNIAGVGFSVAALEQLKGIAATQTKNGKPLAEDPAFAARMARVEIDLENMKTTNLRVIAAVAGGGVPGAESSMLKIRGTEIRQEISSLARRAMGVYGRPFIAEALKDGFTGETFGPDYASAAASRYFNNRKLSIFGGSNEIQKNIISKMILGL; via the coding sequence ATGGACCTGAACTTCACGACCGAAGAAGAAGCCTTCCGCAGCGATGTGCGCGCCTTCCTGGCCGACAAACTGCCCGTGCGGCTGTCCGAGAAAGTGCGCAGCGGCAAGATCCTCGAGAAGGCCGACATGCAGGAATGGCACGCCATCCTCAACGAGCGCGGCTGGCTCGCCAACCACTGGCCCGAGCAGTACGGCGGCCCGGGCTGGACGGCAGTCGAGAAGTTCATCTTCGAGCACGAATGCGCGCTGGCCTTTGCGCCGCGCATCGTGCCCTTCGGCGTGAACATGCTCGGCCCGGTGCTCATCAAGTACGGCAACGAGGCGCAGAAAAGCTACTGGCTGCCGCGCATCCTGAACGGCGCCGACTGGTGGTGCCAGGGCTATTCGGAACCCGGCGCGGGCTCCGACCTGGCAGCGGTGAAGACATCGGCCGTGCGCGGCATCGACGCGCAGGGCGACCACTACATCGTGAACGGCCAGAAGACCTGGACCACGCTGGGCCAGCACGCCAACATGATCTTCTGCCTGGTGCGCACCAATCGCGAGGCGAAGAAGCAGGAAGGCATCAGCTTCCTGCTGATCGACATGGACTCGCCCGGCGTGGAAGTGCGCCCGATCATCACGCTCGACGGCGAGCATGAAGTCAACGAGGTGTTCTTCTCCGACGTGCGCGTGCCCGCCGAGAACCTCGTGGGCGAGGAGAACAAGGGCTGGACCTGCGCCAAGTACCTGCTGACCTACGAGCGCACCAACATCGCGGGCGTGGGCTTCTCGGTGGCCGCGCTCGAACAGCTCAAGGGCATTGCAGCTACGCAGACGAAAAACGGCAAGCCCCTGGCCGAAGACCCGGCCTTTGCGGCACGCATGGCGCGTGTCGAGATCGACCTGGAGAACATGAAGACCACCAACCTGCGCGTGATCGCGGCGGTGGCCGGCGGCGGCGTGCCCGGCGCGGAAAGCTCGATGCTGAAGATCCGCGGCACCGAGATCCGCCAGGAGATTTCTTCGCTGGCCCGCCGCGCGATGGGTGTGTACGGCCGCCCCTTCATCGCAGAGGCGCTGAAGGATGGTTTCACAGGCGAGACCTTCGGCCCCGACTACGCCTCGGCTGCCGCCTCGCGCTACTTCAACAACCGCAAGCTGTCGATCTTCGGCGGCTCGAACGAAATCCAGAAGAACATCATCAGCAAGATGATTCTTGGCCTGTAA
- a CDS encoding sensor domain-containing diguanylate cyclase yields MAQPAAASSPSSAPPSIGDLDAMFDLAPVSLWIEDYGDLKRKLDGWRAEGVTNLVAHLHADPQRVSDCMALLKVLRVNQHTLKLFAADSQETLLGALDRVFRGDMSATVVHELDQLWHGQLTFESETVNYALDGRRLDVRVRARVLPGYEDSWSRVLVSLDDVTERVAAQRLRDESAMYARSLFDRSPVSLWVEDFSAVRSLLESIRARGITDFATFIKVHPDFVARCMQEIRVIDVNHETLRMFGAPDLPTLLGSISRIFRDEMRESFAEQLQDLWNGKTVQHREVLNYSLSGEVLNIHMQFAVQEDRQGTWDLVLVSLVDITARKKAEAYLEYLGKHDVLTQLCNRTYYSEELNRLSRKGPWPVSIVAIDLNGLKQINDQEGHAAGDSLLRRMGEVLDKAVDPPAWPARIGGDEFAVLLPMTDERGAEAMRERILTLLEMNNQFHAGQSGHALSLAIGLATCHGDESLEVALQRADRAMYVDKARHYESAERHQRHA; encoded by the coding sequence ATGGCCCAGCCCGCTGCCGCGTCCTCCCCCTCTTCGGCCCCACCGTCCATCGGCGACCTCGACGCCATGTTCGACCTGGCGCCCGTCTCGCTCTGGATCGAAGACTACGGCGACCTCAAGCGCAAGCTCGACGGCTGGCGCGCCGAGGGCGTGACCAACCTGGTGGCGCACCTGCACGCAGACCCGCAGCGCGTGAGCGACTGCATGGCGCTGCTGAAGGTGCTGCGGGTCAACCAGCACACGCTGAAACTCTTTGCCGCCGACAGCCAGGAAACCCTGCTGGGCGCGCTCGACCGCGTGTTCCGCGGCGACATGTCGGCCACCGTGGTGCACGAGCTCGACCAGCTGTGGCACGGCCAGCTCACCTTCGAGAGCGAGACCGTCAACTACGCGCTCGATGGCCGGCGGCTCGACGTGCGCGTGCGCGCCCGCGTGCTGCCCGGATACGAAGACAGCTGGAGCCGCGTGCTGGTTTCGCTCGACGACGTTACCGAGCGCGTGGCCGCGCAGCGCCTGCGCGACGAGAGCGCCATGTACGCGCGCAGCCTGTTCGACCGCTCGCCCGTGTCGCTGTGGGTGGAAGACTTCAGCGCGGTGCGCTCGCTGCTCGAGAGCATCCGTGCGCGCGGCATCACCGACTTCGCCACCTTCATCAAGGTGCACCCCGACTTCGTCGCGCGCTGCATGCAGGAGATCCGCGTCATCGACGTGAACCACGAAACGCTGCGCATGTTCGGCGCGCCCGACCTGCCCACGCTGCTGGGCAGCATCTCGCGCATCTTCCGCGACGAGATGCGCGAATCGTTCGCCGAGCAGTTGCAAGACCTGTGGAACGGCAAGACCGTGCAGCATCGCGAGGTGCTCAACTACTCGCTGTCGGGCGAGGTGCTGAACATCCACATGCAGTTCGCGGTGCAGGAAGACCGGCAGGGCACCTGGGACCTGGTGCTGGTGTCGCTGGTCGACATCACTGCGCGCAAGAAGGCCGAGGCCTATCTGGAGTACCTCGGCAAGCACGACGTGCTCACGCAGCTGTGCAACCGCACCTACTACAGCGAAGAGCTCAACCGCCTGTCGCGCAAGGGCCCGTGGCCGGTGTCGATCGTGGCCATCGACCTCAACGGCCTGAAGCAGATCAACGACCAGGAAGGCCACGCCGCCGGCGACTCGCTGCTGCGCCGCATGGGCGAGGTGCTCGACAAGGCCGTCGACCCGCCGGCCTGGCCCGCGCGCATCGGCGGCGACGAATTCGCGGTGCTGCTGCCGATGACCGACGAGCGCGGCGCCGAGGCAATGCGCGAGCGCATCCTCACGCTGCTCGAAATGAACAACCAGTTCCACGCGGGGCAAAGCGGCCACGCCTTGAGCCTGGCCATCGGGCTCGCAACCTGCCATGGAGACGAGTCGCTGGAGGTTGCGTTGCAGCGTGCGGACCGGGCGATGTATGTGGACAAGGCGCGGCACTACGAGAGCGCGGAGAGACACCAGCGGCACGCGTGA
- a CDS encoding YbhB/YbcL family Raf kinase inhibitor-like protein — protein MRSNNRLHPLTLSVTALAFAGLMAGCTGMSPGNGKAFTGMKVTSSAFGDNGVIPADYAGAGDCGGKNVSLPVAWSNLPAKTKSVAVLVFDPDGAAGLGVSHWVAYNIAAERGELKAGEGQAGSNFNFTMGPNVAGAPAYRGMCPPVGDRPHHYVMTVVATDFAPGSLPAGLARDALLAALKGHALGGQSVVGLYSR, from the coding sequence ATGCGCAGCAACAACAGGCTTCACCCCCTCACCCTGTCGGTCACGGCCCTCGCCTTCGCCGGCCTCATGGCGGGCTGCACCGGCATGTCGCCCGGCAACGGCAAGGCCTTCACGGGCATGAAGGTCACATCCAGCGCCTTCGGCGACAACGGCGTCATTCCGGCGGACTACGCCGGCGCGGGCGACTGCGGCGGCAAGAACGTCTCGCTGCCCGTGGCGTGGAGCAACCTGCCGGCCAAGACCAAGTCGGTCGCCGTGCTGGTGTTCGACCCCGACGGCGCGGCCGGCCTCGGCGTGTCGCACTGGGTGGCGTACAACATCGCGGCCGAGCGCGGCGAGCTCAAGGCGGGCGAAGGCCAGGCGGGCTCGAACTTCAACTTCACGATGGGCCCGAACGTGGCCGGTGCGCCTGCCTATCGCGGCATGTGCCCCCCGGTGGGCGACCGGCCGCACCACTACGTGATGACCGTGGTCGCCACCGACTTCGCGCCGGGCAGCCTGCCGGCAGGCCTTGCGCGCGACGCTCTGCTGGCCGCGCTCAAGGGCCACGCATTGGGCGGGCAGAGCGTGGTGGGCCTCTACAGCCGCTGA
- a CDS encoding acyl-CoA dehydrogenase family protein produces MNFEHTEDRRMLADSLNRFIAEQYAFDARDRIAKSEHGFSKEIFQQFAELGVIGALFSEADGGFGGGGFDIAVVFEALGRGLVIEPLLGAVMVGEAISAAGTDAQKEKLGDIINGVTVAAFAHDEADTHYERTRVATKAERSGDGWVLHGTKAVVPQGEQADLFLVSARTSGAIDDEAGISLFLVPAKTASLTVRGCPAIDGGRVAELSFDGVKLGADALLGTEGQGHATLERAIGRGVLALCAEALGAMEAAKTATLEYLRTRKQFGTLIGSFQALQHRMADLLLEIEQARSAVINAAAAIDTGDRVTRERALSAAKFSIGRIGALVAEESIQMHGGIGMTWELPMPHYAKRLVMIDHQLGDEDHHLQRYIALGKEVVA; encoded by the coding sequence ATGAACTTCGAACACACCGAAGACCGGCGCATGCTCGCCGACAGCCTGAACCGCTTCATCGCCGAGCAGTACGCGTTCGACGCGCGCGACCGCATCGCAAAATCGGAGCACGGGTTCAGCAAGGAAATCTTCCAGCAGTTCGCCGAACTGGGCGTGATCGGTGCGCTGTTCAGCGAGGCCGATGGCGGCTTCGGCGGCGGCGGCTTCGACATCGCCGTGGTCTTCGAGGCACTGGGCCGCGGCCTCGTGATCGAGCCGCTGCTGGGCGCCGTGATGGTCGGCGAGGCAATCAGCGCCGCGGGCACCGATGCGCAGAAAGAGAAGCTCGGCGACATCATCAACGGCGTGACGGTTGCGGCCTTCGCGCACGACGAGGCCGACACGCACTACGAACGCACCCGCGTGGCAACCAAGGCCGAGCGCAGCGGCGATGGCTGGGTGCTCCACGGCACCAAGGCTGTCGTGCCGCAAGGCGAGCAGGCCGACCTGTTCCTGGTCTCGGCCCGCACCTCGGGTGCCATCGACGACGAAGCCGGCATCTCGCTGTTCCTCGTGCCCGCGAAGACTGCCAGCCTCACGGTGCGCGGCTGCCCCGCCATCGACGGCGGCCGTGTCGCCGAGCTCTCGTTCGACGGCGTGAAGCTGGGCGCCGATGCACTGCTCGGAACCGAAGGCCAGGGCCATGCCACGCTGGAACGCGCCATCGGCCGCGGCGTGCTCGCGCTGTGCGCCGAAGCGCTGGGCGCGATGGAAGCAGCCAAGACCGCCACGCTGGAATACCTGCGCACGCGCAAGCAGTTCGGCACGCTGATCGGCAGCTTCCAGGCACTGCAGCACCGCATGGCCGACCTGCTGCTCGAAATCGAGCAGGCCCGCTCGGCAGTCATCAACGCCGCAGCAGCCATCGACACCGGCGACCGCGTGACGCGCGAGCGCGCGCTGTCGGCCGCCAAGTTCAGCATCGGCCGCATCGGCGCGCTGGTGGCGGAAGAAAGCATCCAGATGCACGGCGGCATCGGCATGACGTGGGAGCTGCCGATGCCCCACTACGCCAAGCGCCTCGTGATGATCGACCACCAGCTCGGCGACGAAGACCACCACCTGCAGCGCTACATCGCGCTCGGTAAGGAGGTCGTGGCATGA
- a CDS encoding ureidoglycolate lyase, with amino-acid sequence MTDFSSTSAALFVAQPLTSHAFEPYGTVIEAPTGEGRPINGGNAQRFDLLDDLQLDAEGGRPMLALFRAQARHFPHEVSEMERHALGSQTFVPLGDRRFVIVVARAGEAPTSAQQLAAFVTDGRQGVVLAPGTWHHALLAVDAGDFVVIERAGGDVDCDVCLLRQSGSVQF; translated from the coding sequence ATGACCGATTTTTCTTCCACCAGCGCCGCGTTGTTCGTTGCGCAGCCGCTGACCTCCCATGCCTTTGAGCCGTATGGCACCGTGATCGAGGCCCCCACCGGCGAGGGCCGACCCATCAATGGAGGCAATGCACAGCGCTTCGACCTGCTTGACGACCTGCAGCTCGATGCCGAAGGCGGACGGCCGATGCTCGCGCTGTTCCGCGCGCAGGCGCGGCACTTTCCGCACGAGGTGTCGGAGATGGAGCGCCACGCGCTGGGCAGCCAGACCTTCGTGCCGCTGGGCGACAGGCGCTTCGTGATCGTGGTCGCCCGCGCGGGCGAGGCGCCCACTTCTGCACAGCAACTCGCGGCCTTCGTCACCGACGGGCGTCAGGGCGTGGTGCTCGCGCCCGGCACCTGGCATCACGCGCTGCTGGCGGTGGATGCGGGCGACTTCGTGGTGATCGAGCGCGCGGGAGGCGATGTCGATTGCGACGTCTGCCTTCTTCGGCAGAGCGGCAGCGTGCAGTTCTGA